In the Prochlorococcus sp. MIT 1307 genome, one interval contains:
- the acs gene encoding acetate--CoA ligase, translating into MSSDPSVTIESVLQEQRVFRPSREVADNSSINSLESYQNMVDLANSDPDKFWGEAALQELHWFEPFQKVLDWSNPPFARWFEGGKTNLSYNCLDRHLGTDKADKDALIWEGEPGDVRRYSYRQLHAEVCKAANGLKSIGIGKGDLVALYMPMVPEAAIAMLACARIGAPHSVVFGGFSAEALRDRLIDGEAKAVITADGGFRKGKAISLKPAVDSALEGGSCPSVKSVIVVQRTKASVPFNPICDHWWHDLVSAQPEDCEAEPMDSEDRLFVLYTSGSTGKPKGVVHTTAGYNLWAHLTFKWIFDTKEDDIYWCTADVGWITGHSYIVYGPLSNGATTVMYEGAPRPSNPGAFWELIEKHKITIFYTAPTAIRAFMKSGRTIPDQFDMSSLRLLGTVGEPINPEAWIWYRDVIGGGKCPIVDTWWQTETGGVMISPLPGATPTKPGSATLPLPGIQADVVNSEGKPVEPGEGGYLVVKRPWPGMMRTVHGNPQRFRDSYWEYLRPDDGSHIYFAGDGARRDSDGYFWVMGRVDDVINVSGHRLGTMEIESALVSHPAVSEAAVVGRPDELKGEAIVAFVTLKSGSTIDSELIQSLKSHVGLEIGPIARPDEIKCSDALPKTRSGKIMRRILRALAAGEEVSGDTSTLEDRSVLDKLRS; encoded by the coding sequence ATGTCTTCCGATCCTTCTGTGACCATCGAATCGGTTTTACAAGAACAGCGGGTTTTTCGGCCATCTAGAGAAGTGGCAGATAACTCCAGCATTAACAGCTTGGAGAGCTACCAAAATATGGTTGATTTGGCCAATTCTGACCCCGACAAATTCTGGGGTGAAGCTGCTCTTCAAGAACTGCATTGGTTTGAACCATTTCAAAAGGTTCTTGATTGGTCTAACCCACCTTTCGCCCGTTGGTTTGAGGGAGGTAAAACTAATCTTTCTTATAACTGTTTAGATCGCCACTTAGGAACTGATAAAGCTGATAAAGATGCTTTGATTTGGGAAGGAGAACCAGGAGATGTCAGGCGTTACTCCTATCGGCAACTTCATGCTGAAGTATGTAAAGCTGCTAATGGATTGAAATCAATCGGAATCGGGAAGGGAGATCTTGTAGCCCTTTATATGCCAATGGTCCCAGAGGCCGCTATCGCAATGCTGGCTTGTGCCCGTATTGGAGCACCTCATTCAGTTGTTTTTGGTGGCTTTTCAGCAGAAGCACTTCGTGATCGTTTGATTGATGGAGAGGCTAAAGCAGTAATTACAGCTGATGGGGGGTTTCGCAAAGGTAAAGCTATATCCCTTAAGCCTGCAGTCGATTCAGCATTGGAAGGAGGTTCTTGTCCTAGCGTTAAATCAGTAATTGTTGTTCAACGAACGAAAGCATCAGTTCCATTTAATCCGATCTGTGATCATTGGTGGCACGATCTTGTTTCAGCTCAACCAGAGGATTGTGAAGCTGAACCTATGGACAGCGAAGATCGTCTTTTTGTTCTTTATACCTCTGGATCTACTGGGAAACCCAAAGGTGTAGTACATACGACAGCCGGCTACAACCTTTGGGCTCATCTAACTTTTAAATGGATTTTTGATACCAAGGAGGATGATATTTATTGGTGCACAGCAGATGTTGGATGGATCACTGGCCATAGTTATATCGTTTATGGGCCATTATCTAATGGTGCGACGACAGTCATGTATGAAGGTGCTCCACGCCCTTCTAATCCAGGAGCATTTTGGGAACTTATTGAGAAGCATAAGATTACAATTTTCTATACCGCTCCTACAGCAATAAGAGCCTTTATGAAAAGTGGAAGAACTATCCCAGATCAATTTGATATGAGTAGTTTGAGATTGCTTGGTACTGTTGGTGAACCTATTAATCCTGAGGCTTGGATTTGGTATAGAGATGTTATAGGAGGAGGAAAATGCCCAATTGTTGATACTTGGTGGCAAACTGAGACAGGTGGAGTAATGATTAGTCCCCTTCCAGGTGCTACACCTACAAAGCCAGGGTCAGCAACACTTCCGTTGCCAGGAATACAAGCTGATGTTGTCAATTCAGAAGGAAAACCAGTTGAACCTGGAGAAGGAGGATACTTGGTGGTTAAACGTCCTTGGCCTGGGATGATGCGCACTGTTCACGGCAATCCTCAAAGATTTCGTGATAGTTATTGGGAGTATTTACGACCTGATGATGGTAGTCATATTTATTTTGCAGGTGATGGAGCTCGACGTGATTCAGATGGTTATTTTTGGGTTATGGGAAGAGTAGATGATGTTATTAATGTTTCTGGCCATCGCTTAGGAACGATGGAAATTGAATCGGCTTTAGTAAGTCATCCAGCAGTTTCAGAAGCTGCTGTGGTAGGGAGGCCAGATGAATTGAAAGGCGAAGCAATCGTAGCTTTTGTGACTTTGAAAAGTGGAAGTACTATTGATAGCGAACTTATTCAGAGCTTGAAATCACATGTAGGTCTTGAAATCGGACCAATTGCTAGACCAGATGAGATTAAGTGTAGTGATGCTTTACCTAAAACTAGAAGTGGGAAAATAATGAGACGTATTCTTAGAGCACTTGCTGCTGGAGAGGAAGTAAGCGGAGATACAAGTACCTTGGAAGATCGATCGGTCCTGGATAAATTAAGATCATAA
- a CDS encoding HAD family phosphatase, producing MNLPKACLLDLDGVLLDTEELHSEAWSKAAAIYGTKLSEEQLMLLKGRRRLECAEKIVNWIGKSVTVQDFMNIHKPISTKLMSQTTAISGAEELVKWCFNNKLLMALVTSSARSSVDLKSSSQTWLNLIQIRVNGDDSSLKKGKPAPDPYLLAAKKLNVNPSYCWAVEDSLSGAQSALEAGCKVWILNKKKIYNKNSNRELLNKQTHIKSLSELLDKLKKLKENY from the coding sequence ATGAATCTCCCTAAGGCCTGCTTATTGGATTTGGATGGAGTTTTATTAGATACCGAAGAGCTTCATAGTGAGGCATGGTCTAAAGCAGCTGCAATTTACGGAACTAAGCTCAGCGAAGAACAATTAATGCTCTTAAAAGGAAGACGAAGGTTAGAGTGCGCAGAAAAAATAGTTAACTGGATAGGAAAGTCAGTAACTGTGCAAGATTTTATGAATATCCACAAGCCAATATCTACAAAGCTAATGAGTCAGACAACTGCAATATCTGGTGCAGAAGAGTTAGTTAAATGGTGCTTTAATAATAAATTATTAATGGCATTAGTTACAAGTAGTGCAAGAAGCTCAGTAGACTTAAAAAGTAGTTCTCAAACCTGGCTTAACCTAATTCAAATTAGAGTTAATGGCGATGATAGTTCTCTAAAAAAAGGAAAACCAGCTCCAGATCCATATTTGCTTGCTGCAAAGAAATTAAATGTAAACCCGAGTTATTGTTGGGCTGTAGAGGATTCACTTTCAGGTGCACAATCTGCATTAGAAGCTGGTTGTAAAGTCTGGATTTTAAATAAAAAGAAGATCTATAATAAAAACTCAAATAGAGAGCTTCTTAATAAGCAAACTCATATCAAAAGTCTTAGCGAACTACTTGATAAATTGAAGAAATTAAAAGAAAATTATTAA
- the sds gene encoding solanesyl diphosphate synthase, whose translation MTTVTELLQPVELDLENLVATLRSLIGAKHPILQAAAEHLFSAGGKRLRPGIVLLISKALTPNGELSPRHRRLAEITEMIHTASLVHDDVVDEASTRRGVATVHSRFNHRVAVLAGDFLFAQASWHLANLDNLDVVKLLSRVIMDLADGEVKQGLYKYDSGQTLQTYLEKSYCKTASLIANSAQAVGVLSNQSDEHLKSLHFFGKQLGLAFQVVDDILDFTGSDQQLGKPASSDLASGYLTAPALYALEENPKLDTLIQREFSEEGDIEEALQLVRNSNAIHRTRKLAENFAKESREALTWLPDSPSRNALVQLPDFVLSRLY comes from the coding sequence ATGACAACAGTTACTGAGCTGCTGCAGCCGGTTGAGTTGGATCTTGAGAATTTAGTGGCTACTCTTCGTAGCCTTATTGGAGCAAAGCATCCAATACTTCAGGCTGCTGCAGAGCATTTATTTAGTGCAGGTGGAAAAAGACTTCGTCCAGGAATAGTACTTTTAATTTCTAAGGCCTTGACACCTAATGGTGAATTATCTCCTCGCCATCGCAGGCTGGCAGAAATCACTGAAATGATACATACCGCTTCACTTGTTCATGATGATGTTGTTGATGAAGCATCAACTCGAAGAGGTGTTGCTACTGTTCACAGCCGTTTTAATCATCGGGTAGCAGTTCTTGCTGGGGATTTCCTTTTTGCACAAGCTAGTTGGCATTTGGCAAATCTAGACAATCTTGACGTTGTTAAACTTTTAAGTCGCGTAATTATGGATCTTGCTGATGGGGAAGTCAAACAGGGATTATATAAATACGATTCTGGGCAAACTTTACAGACCTATTTGGAAAAAAGTTATTGCAAAACTGCTTCTTTAATTGCTAATAGTGCTCAGGCTGTAGGTGTTCTTAGCAATCAATCTGATGAACATCTCAAGTCCTTACATTTTTTTGGGAAACAATTAGGGCTTGCGTTCCAGGTTGTTGATGACATTCTTGATTTTACTGGTAGTGATCAACAATTAGGTAAACCAGCCAGCTCTGATCTTGCAAGTGGATATCTGACTGCACCAGCTTTATATGCTTTGGAAGAGAATCCTAAACTTGATACTTTAATTCAACGAGAGTTTTCGGAAGAAGGTGACATTGAAGAGGCTTTACAACTTGTTCGCAATTCAAATGCTATTCATCGCACAAGAAAGCTAGCTGAGAACTTTGCGAAGGAATCTAGAGAGGCTCTTACATGGTTGCCAGATTCACCTTCTCGTAATGCATTAGTTCAACTTCCAGACTTTGTTTTAAGTCGACTCTATTAA
- the murI gene encoding glutamate racemase, with protein sequence MIARLGLFDSGIGGFTVLNKVVERHGDVHCLYLGDTARVPYGEKQASEIRLIAKEIAHWFLCEDVSAILVACNTTNSLAFDVVQKVANIPIIGLINAAAELITESKVGVLATSATASSNAYKNQIEAFRPGTIVFEQACPAFVPLIEAGQMCSNSINRFAVEYLTPLLDAGVEVVVLGCSHYPLLQPFLQEIIPKHIRLVDPAIGLAQKLDRLLGTPKTTLQSPFSISNTRFCVTSNPIDFAAKAAHLLGVCPEVDLVSLRPKACFF encoded by the coding sequence TTGATTGCTCGTTTAGGCCTTTTTGATAGTGGTATCGGTGGCTTTACTGTGCTGAACAAAGTAGTAGAAAGGCATGGTGATGTGCATTGCTTGTATTTGGGAGATACAGCGAGGGTTCCATATGGAGAAAAACAAGCCTCAGAGATCCGGTTAATTGCAAAAGAAATTGCGCATTGGTTCCTTTGTGAGGATGTCTCTGCAATTCTTGTAGCTTGCAACACAACAAATTCATTGGCCTTTGATGTTGTTCAAAAGGTTGCAAATATACCCATCATTGGTTTGATCAATGCAGCTGCTGAATTGATTACGGAATCCAAGGTGGGAGTTTTAGCTACAAGTGCGACCGCATCTTCTAATGCCTATAAAAATCAAATTGAAGCCTTTAGACCTGGCACAATTGTGTTTGAACAAGCATGTCCAGCTTTTGTTCCATTAATTGAAGCAGGCCAAATGTGTAGTAATTCAATAAATAGATTCGCAGTTGAATATTTGACACCTCTTCTTGATGCCGGGGTAGAGGTGGTTGTATTGGGCTGTAGCCATTACCCATTACTTCAACCTTTTTTACAAGAAATCATTCCAAAACATATTCGCTTAGTTGATCCAGCAATTGGTTTGGCCCAAAAGCTTGACAGGCTTCTAGGTACCCCCAAAACCACGTTGCAGAGTCCATTCTCGATTTCTAATACTCGATTTTGTGTCACTTCAAATCCAATCGATTTTGCTGCAAAAGCAGCTCATTTGTTAGGGGTTTGTCCTGAAGTCGATCTCGTTTCACTACGACCTAAGGCATGTTTCTTCTAG
- a CDS encoding N-acetylmuramoyl-L-alanine amidase — MVFGTSRHLLLLMACVFQITFMSNQLPLKAASSLAAWKFGEDGVLKLRTSIGAKLQAFFQDGQDGNGDRIWIDFPGEPIRPRSFDGSGPLEQIRVGQPQPGVTRLVIEFNKSVTFDPKTLQLVGTSPDLWELKFVDIPTIGLKSLGEGNLVRRPVEASLHTNFSSRGISTTIELPEIARGRYRVVIDPGHGGPDVGAIGIGGIRETDVVLDISIQVAKILDQKGVKVHLTRSSEVDLDLPPRVAMANRLAADAFVSIHANASRNIRKDVNGIETFYFTGSKGFRLASLIQNEVLKASPGSPNRGVRRSRFFVIRHTHMPAALVETGFLTGGLDSSRLAQQSHRSKISFAISRGILLYLQGGEIR, encoded by the coding sequence ATGGTTTTTGGTACTTCACGTCATCTTTTGTTGTTGATGGCATGTGTTTTCCAAATAACTTTTATGTCAAATCAGCTCCCTTTAAAAGCTGCAAGTTCTTTGGCTGCTTGGAAGTTTGGAGAAGATGGAGTCCTAAAATTGCGAACGTCTATTGGAGCAAAGCTACAAGCATTTTTTCAAGATGGGCAAGATGGAAATGGAGATAGAATCTGGATAGACTTCCCAGGAGAACCTATACGCCCTCGATCATTTGATGGCAGTGGTCCGCTAGAACAAATTCGAGTAGGCCAGCCTCAACCGGGAGTTACTCGGCTTGTAATTGAGTTCAACAAATCAGTTACTTTTGATCCAAAAACTCTTCAACTAGTAGGAACATCACCTGATCTTTGGGAGTTGAAGTTTGTAGATATTCCAACTATTGGTCTAAAAAGTCTTGGAGAGGGCAACCTTGTAAGAAGGCCAGTAGAGGCTTCACTACATACAAACTTTTCTAGTAGAGGCATTTCAACCACTATTGAATTGCCAGAAATCGCTAGAGGACGTTATCGGGTGGTGATTGATCCTGGCCATGGAGGACCTGATGTTGGGGCCATAGGTATTGGCGGTATACGAGAGACGGATGTTGTTCTTGATATATCAATTCAGGTAGCCAAAATTCTTGATCAGAAAGGAGTAAAAGTTCATTTGACAAGAAGTTCAGAGGTTGATCTTGATCTTCCACCACGAGTAGCAATGGCGAATCGACTCGCTGCGGATGCTTTTGTAAGTATTCATGCAAATGCTTCTAGGAATATCCGAAAAGATGTAAATGGAATTGAGACTTTCTATTTCACAGGTTCCAAAGGTTTTCGTTTGGCAAGTCTTATCCAAAATGAGGTTTTAAAAGCATCTCCAGGCAGTCCAAATCGAGGCGTTAGGAGGAGTCGTTTTTTTGTTATTCGTCACACACACATGCCTGCTGCTCTTGTTGAAACGGGCTTTCTTACTGGAGGACTTGACTCATCTCGTTTGGCTCAACAATCTCATCGGAGCAAAATCTCTTTTGCAATTTCCCGCGGGATTCTTTTGTATCTTCAGGGGGGGGAGATTCGTTGA
- a CDS encoding carbon-nitrogen hydrolase family protein, which translates to MSDFLAAAVQLTSTSKPEVNFSAAEEQIELAARRGAELIGLPENFAFMGDDEERLKLSASLAEKCSRFLVTMAQRYQVALLGGGYPVPVDDGKRTLNRAELFGQDGQLLARYDKIHLFDVDLPEGNTYRESSTIVPGENVPPVVDIPGLCRVGLSICYDVRFPELYRHLVEEGAELIMIPAAFTAFTGKDHWQVLLQARAIENTAYVLAPAQTGLHYERRHSHGHAMVIDPWGTVLADAGVIPGAAIAPLDTSHVGRIREQMPCLKHRKPQLF; encoded by the coding sequence GTGTCTGACTTTTTGGCAGCAGCTGTGCAGCTAACTAGCACCTCTAAGCCTGAGGTCAATTTTTCTGCGGCGGAAGAACAAATAGAACTTGCTGCCCGCAGAGGTGCTGAACTTATTGGTTTGCCAGAGAATTTTGCATTTATGGGAGACGATGAGGAGAGGCTAAAACTTTCAGCATCACTTGCAGAGAAGTGCAGTCGTTTCCTGGTCACAATGGCTCAGCGTTATCAAGTAGCTCTTCTTGGTGGTGGTTATCCAGTTCCTGTAGATGATGGAAAACGTACTCTTAATCGAGCCGAGCTTTTTGGTCAAGATGGCCAGTTATTAGCGAGATATGACAAGATTCACCTTTTTGATGTTGATCTTCCAGAAGGCAATACTTATAGGGAATCTTCAACAATAGTCCCAGGTGAAAATGTTCCTCCTGTTGTTGATATACCAGGTCTTTGCAGAGTTGGACTTTCTATTTGCTATGACGTACGTTTCCCTGAGTTATATCGACACTTAGTTGAAGAAGGTGCTGAATTAATTATGATTCCAGCAGCTTTTACAGCTTTTACCGGAAAGGATCATTGGCAAGTACTACTTCAAGCTAGAGCTATTGAAAACACAGCATATGTTTTAGCTCCTGCTCAAACTGGTTTGCATTATGAACGTCGCCATAGTCATGGCCATGCGATGGTTATTGATCCTTGGGGAACAGTTCTTGCAGATGCTGGTGTGATTCCAGGAGCTGCGATAGCCCCACTTGATACTTCACATGTTGGCCGTATTAGAGAGCAAATGCCTTGTTTGAAGCATAGAAAACCTCAGCTTTTTTAG
- a CDS encoding 2-phosphosulfolactate phosphatase family protein: MDLSYFHVAGDVPKGLEPETAVVIDVLRATTTIAWALHNGAEAVETFADLEQLKKKSHEWPQDSRLLVGERGGKRIEGFDLGNSPVDVLPSLVRGKRLFMSTTNGTRSLDVVRNAGTLYTMALPNRRAVAERLLCEMPNQLCIIGSGWEGTYSLEDSLAAGALAAFLLDKASNSVEIVNDELTAALALWDKWKEDREGCLRLASHGRRLIGLGDHDADFKCCSELDQIDVVPFQVEVGVLSAS, from the coding sequence ATGGACCTTTCTTACTTTCATGTGGCTGGTGATGTTCCAAAGGGCTTGGAACCTGAAACTGCAGTTGTAATAGATGTCCTTCGTGCTACTACTACAATTGCATGGGCACTGCACAATGGAGCAGAGGCTGTAGAGACTTTTGCAGATCTGGAGCAACTTAAAAAAAAATCACATGAATGGCCTCAAGACTCCAGGCTTCTAGTTGGTGAACGCGGAGGTAAACGAATTGAAGGATTTGATTTAGGTAATTCTCCTGTAGATGTTCTTCCCAGCCTGGTTAGAGGGAAAAGACTTTTTATGAGTACTACAAATGGCACACGCTCACTAGATGTAGTGAGAAATGCTGGAACTTTATATACCATGGCTTTACCGAATCGCAGAGCAGTTGCAGAGAGGTTGCTTTGTGAAATGCCTAACCAGCTTTGCATCATCGGAAGTGGATGGGAAGGTACCTATTCCTTGGAAGATTCCCTTGCTGCTGGTGCCCTTGCGGCATTTCTTTTAGATAAAGCATCAAATTCTGTCGAAATAGTAAATGATGAATTAACAGCAGCTTTGGCTTTATGGGATAAATGGAAGGAAGATAGAGAAGGTTGTTTACGCCTAGCAAGTCATGGTAGAAGACTCATTGGACTGGGGGATCATGATGCTGATTTCAAATGTTGTTCGGAGCTAGACCAAATTGATGTAGTGCCATTTCAAGTTGAAGTGGGGGTGCTAAGTGCATCATGA
- a CDS encoding UbiD family decarboxylase, with product MSLLSPGPASRDMRSFIDLLETRGQLRRIKAKVNPDLELAAISDRVLAIGGPALLFENVEGTSMPVAINLLGTMERVIWSLGLEEAQDLEVLGQKLALLQQPKPPKGIKETKDFANVIWDLIKARPDFDLTPPCHQKILKGNQVNLDDLPLIRPWPKDASGVITLGLVITKDPETGVPNVGVYRLQRQSPQTMTVHWLSVRGGALHLRKAEALGKKLEIAVAIGVHPLLVMAAATPIPVQMSEWLFAGLYAGEGVRLTRCKTIDLQVPSHSEIVLEGTISPKAKLEDGPFGDHMGFYGGVENSPLIKFHCITQRKDPIFLTTFSGRPPKEEAMLAIALNRIYTPILRQQIPEIFDFFLPMEALSYKLAIISIEKAYPGQAKRAAMAFWSALPQFTYTKFVIVVDSNINVRDPRQVVWTLASQVDPQRDLFILENTPFDSLDFASENIGLGGRLAIDATKKIGPEKKHEWGEALSRPEELESKIDARWEELGLSDLENKEPDPALFGYVIDELLRQRQLTKN from the coding sequence ATGTCCCTACTTAGTCCTGGACCAGCGTCCCGTGACATGAGGAGTTTTATTGATCTATTAGAAACGCGAGGTCAATTAAGGAGAATCAAAGCAAAGGTCAACCCTGATCTAGAACTTGCTGCAATAAGTGACAGGGTACTTGCGATAGGAGGTCCTGCTCTCTTGTTCGAAAATGTGGAAGGTACCTCGATGCCTGTTGCGATAAATCTTCTAGGAACAATGGAAAGAGTTATCTGGAGTTTAGGGCTAGAAGAAGCTCAAGATCTTGAAGTATTAGGACAAAAACTAGCTTTGCTACAACAACCAAAACCACCTAAAGGCATAAAAGAAACGAAAGATTTTGCAAACGTAATTTGGGATCTAATAAAAGCTCGACCAGATTTCGACTTGACGCCACCTTGTCACCAAAAAATATTGAAAGGAAATCAAGTAAATCTTGATGATTTGCCCCTAATACGTCCCTGGCCCAAGGACGCTAGTGGTGTCATCACACTTGGACTAGTAATAACTAAAGACCCAGAGACAGGGGTCCCAAATGTTGGGGTTTATAGGCTGCAGCGTCAATCACCACAAACCATGACTGTTCACTGGTTAAGTGTTAGAGGAGGAGCACTTCACTTAAGAAAAGCTGAAGCACTCGGGAAAAAACTTGAAATAGCAGTGGCAATTGGTGTACATCCTCTTCTCGTAATGGCAGCTGCAACCCCAATTCCAGTACAAATGAGCGAATGGCTTTTTGCAGGGTTATATGCAGGCGAAGGTGTAAGGCTCACTCGTTGTAAAACAATAGATTTACAAGTTCCAAGTCATAGTGAAATAGTTCTTGAAGGAACCATCAGTCCTAAAGCAAAATTGGAAGATGGCCCTTTTGGAGACCACATGGGTTTTTATGGAGGTGTAGAGAATTCTCCGCTAATAAAGTTCCATTGCATAACACAAAGAAAAGATCCCATTTTTTTAACAACCTTTAGTGGAAGGCCACCTAAAGAAGAAGCAATGCTGGCTATCGCACTGAATCGAATCTATACACCTATCCTTCGTCAACAAATTCCTGAAATATTCGATTTCTTCCTTCCGATGGAAGCCCTTAGTTACAAACTTGCCATAATTTCTATAGAGAAAGCATATCCAGGCCAGGCCAAAAGAGCGGCTATGGCATTTTGGAGCGCACTTCCTCAATTCACCTACACAAAATTCGTTATCGTTGTCGACTCAAATATCAATGTCAGGGACCCACGTCAGGTGGTTTGGACATTAGCTAGTCAAGTAGATCCTCAAAGAGATCTTTTTATCTTAGAAAATACTCCCTTCGATAGTCTTGATTTTGCCAGTGAGAACATTGGCCTTGGGGGAAGGTTAGCAATTGACGCAACCAAAAAAATTGGCCCAGAAAAGAAACATGAATGGGGTGAAGCTCTAAGTCGACCTGAAGAACTTGAATCCAAAATTGATGCAAGGTGGGAAGAATTAGGACTATCAGACCTGGAAAATAAAGAGCCAGACCCAGCATTATTTGGTTATGTAATAGATGAGCTTTTACGTCAAAGGCAATTAACCAAGAACTAA
- the aroA gene encoding 3-phosphoshikimate 1-carboxyvinyltransferase — translation MSLTSINTSTRKLKAGGRISGIVRVPGDKSISHRALLFGAIAEGETTIEGLLPAEDPISTASCLRLMGVRISPISQGEVVHVEGVGLEGLEEPKEVLNCGNSGTTMRLILGLLVGRQGKHFVLTGDKSLSKRPMQRVGQPLKLMGAQVRGRANGNLAPLSVYGQQLRGAVIGTPIASAQVKSAILLAALTAEGPTTVIEPAHSRDHSERMLKAFGANLHIGGEMGRHINVMPGANLKSQKIVVPGDISSAAFWLVAAAITPGSQITVKNVGLNPTRTGVLEVMKEMEVDFEILNKQDIAGEPVGDIKVTYGNQLKPFKIDAEIIPRLVDEVPILTVAALFCNGDSQISGASELRVKETDRLAVMARQLKLMGANIEEHSDGLTIHGDNSLRGASLDSETDHRVAMSLAIAALLAKDDSKLARSEAAAVSYPDFWNDLERLQN, via the coding sequence TTGAGCCTTACAAGTATCAATACATCAACTCGAAAGCTAAAGGCAGGTGGAAGGATATCAGGGATTGTGCGCGTGCCTGGCGATAAATCAATTTCTCACCGAGCACTACTCTTTGGAGCGATTGCAGAGGGCGAAACAACCATCGAAGGGTTATTGCCAGCAGAAGACCCAATAAGCACAGCCTCCTGCCTTCGGTTAATGGGAGTTCGTATAAGTCCCATTTCTCAAGGTGAAGTAGTCCATGTAGAAGGAGTTGGCTTAGAGGGGTTAGAAGAACCCAAAGAAGTCCTGAACTGCGGAAATTCAGGGACAACTATGCGACTAATTCTTGGATTATTAGTTGGGAGACAAGGCAAACATTTTGTTCTAACCGGGGATAAATCTCTAAGCAAAAGACCAATGCAAAGAGTAGGTCAGCCTCTGAAATTAATGGGGGCGCAAGTACGAGGTCGCGCTAATGGAAATCTTGCCCCACTGTCTGTATATGGACAACAGTTACGTGGAGCAGTTATTGGAACGCCTATCGCTAGCGCCCAAGTCAAATCAGCCATTTTACTAGCAGCACTAACAGCTGAAGGGCCTACAACGGTTATTGAGCCAGCGCATTCAAGAGACCACAGTGAAAGGATGTTGAAAGCATTTGGCGCCAATCTTCATATAGGAGGTGAAATGGGAAGGCATATAAATGTTATGCCAGGAGCAAACTTAAAAAGTCAAAAAATAGTTGTACCTGGAGATATAAGCTCTGCTGCATTCTGGTTAGTTGCAGCGGCTATCACTCCTGGATCACAAATAACAGTAAAAAATGTAGGGCTAAACCCTACTCGAACTGGAGTTCTAGAAGTTATGAAAGAAATGGAGGTGGATTTTGAGATCTTAAATAAGCAAGATATTGCAGGTGAACCTGTTGGAGATATAAAGGTGACTTATGGGAATCAACTAAAGCCATTCAAAATTGACGCGGAGATAATCCCTCGCCTAGTAGATGAAGTGCCCATACTTACTGTCGCAGCACTTTTTTGCAATGGAGATAGTCAAATATCAGGTGCAAGTGAACTGAGAGTAAAAGAAACAGATCGATTAGCTGTCATGGCACGGCAACTAAAGTTAATGGGTGCAAATATTGAAGAGCATTCTGATGGACTTACGATTCATGGAGACAATTCACTTCGCGGAGCATCATTAGATAGTGAGACAGATCATCGTGTAGCGATGAGTCTGGCAATAGCTGCGCTCTTGGCTAAAGATGATTCTAAACTTGCTAGAAGTGAAGCAGCCGCAGTCTCTTATCCAGATTTCTGGAACGACCTTGAACGTTTACAGAATTAA